The following are from one region of the Bacteroidota bacterium genome:
- the atpC gene encoding ATP synthase F1 subunit epsilon, whose product MYLEIISPENVLFEGEVRSVKLPGEEGYFEILDNHAPIIALLKEGEIRIIKDDGEKEFYDTDSGFVEVVKNKVIVLI is encoded by the coding sequence ATGTATCTTGAAATTATATCACCTGAGAATGTTCTTTTTGAAGGAGAAGTGAGAAGTGTAAAACTCCCCGGAGAAGAAGGCTATTTTGAAATTTTGGATAATCATGCTCCTATAATTGCACTACTGAAAGAAGGTGAAATTAGAATCATTAAAGATGATGGCGAAAAGGAATTTTACGATACCGACTCAGGTTTTGTGGAAGTAGTGAAAAACAAAGTAATTGTTTTGATTTAA